AGGTAATATACGAAAAATCAGAAACAATAATGAAAGATGTTCGGTCGAACAATCTAACCAAGAGAAGCGCTAGTGTGTGAGGTATATATATGTCACCTGTACAAATTTTCCATTGCAATGGATGTCTCCTACAAGTCTACCGTACCGATCCTCAGTATACACGTGAATTATCAAACATTTTCCTTGAACCAGCTTAACAAGTTCTTGCTTTGCTTCTTGTCCGTAGGGCATTTTACTCTCTGGGCAATCAATTCCACTGTTTTATGATTTAATAAAAAGGCTCCACGGAAGTTAGAAACGATATGGATACCCTCAATTCTAAGCAGTAATCAAGTGAGAATTAGACTGTACCTCAATCGAACCCGATACTTTTTGGCAAGGATGTCCTCATCGTTGGAACCAGTTAGTACTCTATGCATCACAAGAAAaccataaataaaaacatattgCAGCAATAGTTATAACCGAGGAAACACATTAAGTTGGAATGAGCAATACCTATAACCAGCCTCAATAATGGTCTTATGAAGTGCATCTGCCTTTGGATAATCCTTGGATGCACGTGCTTTCGCTCGTTGTGATGCTGCAACTTGTACAGCCTTGGGTACACTGGGTGCTTCTCTAGGATCTGAAGCGCTAACATAGACAGTTATGGTATCCCCGTCAGGAATAGCTTTTGCATCCACCTAGTATACATATGGTATGTTAATTAACATTGTGAAATTACTTTGAAACGAGGGAGGTTACTTGCACTTATTTTCAAGGAGTATGATCTCACCGGAAGTGTATGTAATTCAAACTTCACTCCTTCCGGTACTGAAGTAGGATTTATCACGACAGGATCAGGACTTTCAACCTGCGGGTTATCTTGAAGCGGAAGTCCGTAAAACTTCAAGAATCCCTACACCAAAGACAATAACCCCTTAGCATTTATATTCATCTTAAATCTTCACAATAGCATAATGTCTATAGACATCAATATATACATAATACCTCTACATCATCCTTTTTGTGATGCTTTAGGGTCTGAATGACAAGCGCAGATACTTGTTCCGGTGTTTCCGGTGCCGGTATTGCTTCTTGCCATGTCTGAAGTAGTTTGGTGTACCTTCAACATTTCAACAACAATATATTCAAAACTACATATGTAATGAAGTTTATTCCACTTGGATCAAATCCTAAATTCCTGATATAACTTAACCCAGTAGACGACTGAAATTCAATAACACAATAGGATTGAAATTGTACCAATTAGCTTGAGCTTTCTTTGATGATACAACAAGTTGACTAAGGCCTTCAGGAACCTACTTgatccaaaataaaaaaactaaattaGATGTTGATTACTATTGTAATTACCAAAAACAAAGAGCTAACCGTTGATCATATCTAAATTGCAGCTATAGCTTCTGAATTGTACCTCAGATGTGAGCTCAAACTGATTTAGATCATGAGCTAGAGCTGAAACACCAGCAGTGGAAGTTGTTGATCCATGtgcatgatgatgatgaattgcCTCATGAGCTAAATACCTTATAGCATTTCCCATTCTCTTTTGTGAAAATGAAACAAGAATTTGAAGAAATTTATAATATACAAAGATAAATTGAAATAACAGATGGGGATTGAAAGATAGGTGGGATATTTTAGAGCTTGAGAGTTTGACTTATAAACCAATTCATAAGAATCATTTTTCTGCATTCAGTAACCAATAAACCAAGCCAATCCTTTTGCACGTCTTCTCAGTGTGTGATTGTGATCGAGTTGCATGTCCTAATCAGCCCTTAACGTAAGAATAAGTAGTCTATAATTAAGGTGTGCATTAAAACATTGTGTTCTACTTGGGCCATCGGTTGTAACCATAGGTCGACATAAGACCAGTCATTCATCATTTTAGTCTCGTGTCTTGTGGTAGTTAAAAAAACACTAATATTTGATTAATAATTGTCAACTCGTACAACTCAGAACACAGAGATCGGCGAATCGGGATCCTGATGCATATATATACAAATGTCCTAACAAGAACAAGAATTTCCAGGAACATATCGAATATTTCAAATTATTAATTATATAATTAGAAAAGAATAGTATATTACGTAACCCCTAGTGCCTTCTTAGTGAGCATAATTAAATGTGTCCGCTAATTAAGTTCAAGAACAGTCGGAAGGTGTCCGCTAATTAAGTTCAAGAACGTTCGGCCAACCCGGTGGCAAAGGAGACGCCCCATCTGCTATGATGCTTGTGATTAAATGGACGGTTTATATTAGAAGATACATTACTCCATACACAAGAAAGTTGAATAGATGCTTGGAAAgaagatttttgttatagggaaagctaAAATATTTAGGGGGAAAGTTGACTTTCCGGTCAAACAAAATTGATCAAGGATGACTGGGGCAGATATAAATAAACTCAATAATCTTCCATTACCCTGCCCGTGTTCAGCATTCCTCTTCCTCTCGCGCAGATATGTCTCCTTCATGAATTGATTGTTTTTTTCTTGTGGTCGGATctttcttgagtatattgaaacaAAGACCAATTTTATCACTTTCCAATTAGATCAAGTTGCGATTAACCATCAGAATGCTAGAATAAATAAGTTTATGATCTTATCAAAATCAATCGCCATTCCCAGCGAGAACATGAACTTCCAAGTTTCAGTCCCTTTAACCTTAATTTATAGCACAATAATTAATTGGTATTAACTGATCACATGGTTAAATCTAGATTACTATAATGACCATGTCCTCGTCGAAATATGGTGGACAAAAATTGATGTTTAACGTAATGATCCTTCTTCGCTCTCTAGTAACCAGTTCTGGTAATTTCTTAGTATTGAGGCCTCATATTACACATAGAAGGTAGTTGTCTTGCAGTTTGCATCATCTTTCGCATTTCCTGACCTTGGTATTCTCCTCGTTGTATCATGTCGTACGTGCATCATCATGTTGGGTGATACACCTACAGTTTTCACTCACGTCCATCATCTATCGGCCACACCATTGTTTCATTTGTCATGTTGGACTAGCAGTTCAGCTCAAGTTCTGTGATTTTCATAGGTACTGTTTTACATATTAATATGCATTCTTTGCATCTCGTTTTGGCATCTATCTGATTGAGGCCATAACTGAGATTTTTCATACCATATTTAGTTCCTACTTGAATCTCAATCGAGGTTTTAGCCTTTTTGAAGTAAATCAGTGAATAAGCATAAAGCTAGAATGTTTATCGGGGATGACTTAAAGTCAATCAAAGGGGAAAGTAAAACATCAAGATTTTTCGTTTTAAGCATCAAGACGGGAGATAAGTGTGTTAtttcttaagtttttttttatttctgccCTAATTTTCCATAATCAACTTTATTTGACCATATGTCAGCTTTCCCCATAAACTATTtagctttccctataacaaaaattcaaaagaaatgtAAAAAGCAAGCTGGACTCATTTGTATTTAGATATGTAAATTAGGTTATGATATAAATAAAACTTTTAGGTGCTACAGAATCATAAAGGTTTTGATGGGAAATCCTGCCAGAGATTTTTTCTTATATCCGGGTGTGGTGGGCCATAAATACTTGTGAATAGCCATGATTGTTCAGGCGGTGGTGGAATAATCTTAGTATGAAGAAAATTTTGTGAGTGAAGTAGTATTTGGATGTTGAGGTTATCGTCCCACATTAGACATAGACCTCCTCTCCTTCCGATTTTAGGGACAGAGAGATGATTATGAAACTGAAGGTATTGTGCCAAGTTTCTCATATGATGATCGTTAGCTAAGGTTTCATAGAAGAATAAGATGTTGGGCTTATGAAGGGAAACTAGCCCGCGTAGATGTTGTATAGGTATTGGGTGGTTTATACCTCGAAAATTCCAAGCCTAAATagtctttatcaaaggattaggcataaaaagtatatatatatacagataCAGAGGTGGAATAATGCACTGGTAGATTTGTTAGGAAATTTAAATGGGCCTTTGTTTCTTAGGACGAAGGAGAGTGGGCTTAATGCGCTGGTAGATTTGTTAGGAATTTATATGGTCCCTGTTGCTTAGGACAAGGTAGAGTGGTCTTGGAGCAAGCCTAAGAAGGGTGTTATTATCGTGAACTTAATGGAAATgtgaaaattaggcgcaggccccaaacaaataatattttcattgtcaggcccataattaattttaggtaccgtgacacccataattatttctgtgacacccataattgtatgaaattattaaaaatgtatgcatgacagattatgcatccgcatgacaggttatgcatcaggggtataattggcaacgcaacttgaatataacatatctaaaaatccgcgccttggaatttaacaaattttatatcgttggaaatctttttaagagagctacgcaacgagtacaaacaagaatatcaaatttttgtttttcacgaaaaaaatcggaggtgatcatcattttaggcaaaattttcgaaaacttgatacataaccattatgcagccaccaaaaaagatgcataacacattctgcagacgcataacgaattatgcaaccattttctccactgcgtaacaaattatgcatttggataacaaagttatgcatctataacaagttatgtaatcattgttttggttgattctagtgcgtacataaaaaaaatgatgcataatgcagtatgcatccatatttacggatgcatgtcaggttatgcatctattttctcgatgcataatggattatgtagccatattttcggacgcataacatgttatgcatcaattttcacatctgcataacatgttatgcagatattattgtaggtgcatgacaagttatgcagtctttgtttttgttggtttcaataataacaaaaaagttgttgcataacgagttatgcaactgttttctggactgcataacaagttatgcaacaaattttgtagatgcataacaggttatgcatccattttcatagatgcataaaaaattattcaaccattatgaccaaCACCAATACATCCGTAGCTTCCAAATCAACAACACCAACTCCTCAAACTCAGCTTATCCAACAAAATATAAACGGAAGAAAATGATAATCATCAAGACTCCTCTGTGCATACTACTACCCGGTTCAAGATCATAAATGGTTTATAATTTAAGAAAAGTCACTAacaaataaacaaaaacaaaagaagatatGGCTTCATTACTAATGCGATACTCAATGTTAAATCAATAGAAAGTACAACCAATGGAGTTTCTTCCTTTACCTGGAGACTCGAAGAGAAgaaatctaaaaaagttgatcGGCCGAAATCTTCTCTAATGCCAACAAACACTacaccaaaaacaaaaaccaaattcacatttaataaataaatccaaaaattGTGCAAACCAACTACATAAGCTAAGAAAACAACTTTGTACTCTTTGATAAGAAAAGAAAACAGCAGCTTGGCAGTCGTCATCTTAACCGTTGTAATCCTTAATATCACTAGTACTATGAAAGAACATTTTCTTTGATTAGTCAGCCTCTGCAGGACCAACCGAAGACCCAAAATGTTTGTTAAAGGTGTGATCCTCAGGTTGTATCCCTTGTATGCAGTATAAAGCCAACACCGCGATGGATGTGAGCACTAGAAGACCAGAACGACGAATGCAATATGTATAGTTCGGTTATATTAGCAAAATCATTCTTCAGTATATAAACCAAATCATGGCCAAGTTTAAAAACTCATTCAGGATTTTTAACAAACACCTGCGGGTTTTGATGGTGGTACACAAACCCGTGTCTTCCATTTTTaccagcagcaacaccaactCCTTGACTTGTTTCCGTGCACACCATTCAAGGCTACCATCAAACGTACCTTCTTTACTGTCTTCTTATACTATTTAAGGTTCAAACAAAtccaaaaaaattcttcttcccgGTTCTATAACCCCAAACCATCAACAGTAACTTCAACTCTTTCTTCTATATTTCTTCAAACACCGTCAAACCCCACTCAATGGAAACTCATCAATTCTCGACCAAATCCAAAAAGGAGTGATACCCAATTTCTGATTCCTACTCGTCTTCAATTCCATGTCCGGAAAATATCTATCCTTCCTTTCCTTCTTGAATTCAGTTTAAAAAACTTGACAACAACAACTTGAATCCATTAATTGAAACGGGCATCATAAAAAATTCAACCTAGTTTCTTACAAGAAAAAAATCCTCCTCTAATGTTGTTATGGatttgcttctgctgctgctcttTCTGCGAACATTTTTGTAATGTGTTGATTTCCTCTTCAAATCTCTCTTTCTCTCCCCGAAGAAAAGCGTACTTTCGcattttaaaggaaaaaaaatccacatAACTTAATTTCAAAAATCGTGGGTGTTAGAGAAATTTTTATCCACggaatgggtgcgcgcctgaagtTCTGCAGCCGTGGGTTTGAGGGTAGGAAAAAACTGAGAAATGGGTCTGGTGGTAGTTTTCACTAATGGAAAAGATGATTTTATTCGATGTAACCGAGGTTACTACAGATATCTACTTAAATGGGTTAGTAAATCTCAAAGAACATATAAATGTTTAGCACACAAAAACT
This genomic stretch from Papaver somniferum cultivar HN1 chromosome 5, ASM357369v1, whole genome shotgun sequence harbors:
- the LOC113278248 gene encoding uncharacterized 38.1 kDa protein-like, which gives rise to MGNAIRYLAHEAIHHHHAHGSTTSTAGVSALAHDLNQFELTSEVPEGLSQLVVSSKKAQANWYTKLLQTWQEAIPAPETPEQVSALVIQTLKHHKKDDVEGFLKFYGLPLQDNPQVESPDPVVINPTSVPEGVKFELHTLPVDAKAIPDGDTITVYVSASDPREAPSVPKAVQVAASQRAKARASKDYPKADALHKTIIEAGYRVLTGSNDEDILAKKYRVRLSGIDCPESKMPYGQEAKQELVKLVQGKCLIIHVYTEDRYGRLVGDIHCNGKFVQEVMLKKGCAWHYAAYDKRPELIKWENAARAKQVGLWASPNPQKPWEWRKNKRDGNR